From one Montipora capricornis isolate CH-2021 chromosome 10, ASM3666992v2, whole genome shotgun sequence genomic stretch:
- the LOC138019553 gene encoding beta-2 adrenergic receptor-like: MMSLSNAFRIFNSSKSEPYGPRRSVEIFTAPVIVVLALIGALIVVVNGLVISMVYKKKTLRSFTNLFLGSLALSDLVNGLVGVPLLLVCNIIRADICISSVILFRFTGISSICHVLLIAFDRYFEIVHPYRRTSLITKRRAICAICLVWLFACLSSAIQLSWDNLNFGDNSESDESVDVNIGYSIICLVLFFLVPLLLMCFIYGRIFYISFKIAKNDRHLQDALHRGSLAVHREWRGRSVLVIMVVIFAGCWLPFFLVMLNDHSSKPDPTTSLVWVQRLLSVLGFIPPLTNPLLCTLAKKDFRQVLRGMIFKYKCRQKYRERAHDPLHHYAAHSSQSESIIKTTTL, from the coding sequence ATGATGTCTTTATCAAATGCTTTCCGGATCTTCAACAGCTCAAAATCTGAACCCTACGGACCCAGGCGATCGGTTGAAATTTTTACTGCGCCAGTGATCGTAGTTTTAGCCCTGATTGGCGCACTCATTGTCGTGGTTAATGGTCTTGTAATCTCTATGgtctacaaaaagaaaactttgaggTCGTTTACGAACTTGTTTCTCGGTTCGTTAGCGCTCTCCGATCTCGTGAATGGCTTGGTGGGAGTTCCTCTCCTGTTGGTGTGTAACATAATAAGAGCAGACATATGCATATCTTCCGTCATTTTATTTCGATTCACCGGTATTTCGTCAATTTGTCATGTTCTTCTCATTGCCTTTGATCGTTATTTCGAGATAGTACATCCATATAGGCGCACGTCACTCATCACAAAAAGGCGCGCAATCTGTGCTATTTGCTTGGTTTGGTTGTTTGCGTGTTTATCCTCCGCCATTCAATTATCATGGGATAACTTGAACTTCGGCGACAATTCAGAATCTGATGAGTCCGTCGATGTCAACATTGGGTACAGTATAATCTGCCTAGTACTTTTCTTCCTTGTTCCTCTACTGCTGATGTGCTTCATCTATGGACGTATATTCTACATCTCCTTTAAGATTGCCAAAAATGATCGCCATCTGCAAGACGCCCTGCATCGGGGATCTCTTGCCGTTCATCGTGAGTGGCGAGGCCGAAGTGTGTTGGTGATAATGGTTGTAATTTTTGCGGGCTGTTGGCTACCATTTTTCTTGGTTATGTTGAATGATCATTCCAGCAAACCAGATCCAACTACTTCTCTTGTTTGGGTGCAGCGTTTGCTTTCTGTTCTTGGCTTTATTCCTCCACTGACAAATCCGCTGTTATGCACGTTGGCCAAGAAAGATTTCCGACAAGTTTTACGAGGGATGATCTTCAAATACAAATGCCGTCAAAAATACCGGGAAAGGGCACACGATCCTCTTCATCACTACGCTGCGCATAGCTCGCAAAGCGAGTCAATAATTAAAACGACGACACTCTGA